The genomic region CGAGGTGGTCGAACTCGAAGACCGAGAGCCCGCAGGCCCGCAGCAGTTCCCGGGTGTCCCAGGTGACGCCGGGCCGGTGCACGAGGGCCTGGGCGTCGGAGAGACCGAGTCCGATGGCCCGGCCCACCCCTAAGGCGTTGCGCTCGTACGGGAGGAAGCCGACGGCCTCTTCGCCCTCGTGCAGGACCGCCACCCGCGCTCCGCCGCGGTGCCGGCCGATCCCCGCCGCGAACTCCGGTGCCAGGAAAGGGTTCGCGTAGTCCGGTGACTCGTCCATCGCGCGGTGCCAGGCCCGGCGCAGTGGGATGCTCAGTTCCTCGGGTCTGTGGATCGTGATGGTGCTCATGGACCGCACGGGCGCCCCCCCATTCCCCCATGACGCGCTCTCCGCGTCCTGCCCCCGCCCCGAACTGTTCGACGGGGCTCAAACGTCGCGAAACAGTACGCACGCTGTCAAGGGTGGTGTGAGTAATGGAAGCGTACGGATCGGACTGTCCGGTCCGCACCCGGTCCGCACCCGGTCCCCACCCGGGACGAGCCACCGCCGGTCACCACCCGCCTCAGGTGAACGGGTGCCCTGATTGCCCTACAGTACGAGGATCTTGTGCATCACGATCCGGTCCGCATCCGGTTCCACACATCCAACGGGGGCACATCATGGCGCTGTTCGGAAACGCGCACACCGTCGATCCGGCGAAGGCCCAGCACGACTACGCGCGACTGCTCGGGCAGGACGAGCAGGTGTACGCCGCGTACCTGCTGATTCGCGACACGATCCTCTTCACCGACCGCCGTCTCATCCTGGTGGACAAGCAGGGCATCACCGGCAAGAAGACGGAGTACCACTCCGTCCCCTACCGCAGCATCACCCACTTCGCCGTCGAGACCGCGGGCCACTTCGACCTCGACGCCGAGCTGAAGATCTGGATCTCCGGCACCCCGGCGCCGATCGAGAAGACCTTCACCAAGGGCGTGGACATCTACGAAGTCCAGGCGATCCTCACGCAGTTCGTGGCGCGCTAGGGGGTGTTTCGAAAGTCCCGCACAGCACCCACGGCGCCCGGCACGCACCCTCGCCGCACCGGCCAAAGGCCCAAGTACGTCCAGTACGAGGGCCTTCGTCCGGCACGCCGAGGGCACGCACCGGACACCGCGGGCACCGCACGGGACTTTCGAAACACCCCCTAGGCCCCACGGCGGGCCGCCGCGCTGACTGCCCCCTTCGGACGGTGCGGGGCGCCACCCGTGCCCCTTCGGAGCGGAGTTAGCATCCGTTCATGACTACCGACTCAGTTCTCGACGTCGACATCGATGCCCTGCAGGGCGGTTCCGCGGACCTCGGCCAGTACAAGGGACAGGCCCTGCTCATCGTCAACGTGGCCTCCAAGTGCGGGCTCACGCCGCAGTACGCGGGCCTGGAGCGACTGCAGGAGC from Streptomyces sp. NBC_00878 harbors:
- a CDS encoding PH domain-containing protein, yielding MALFGNAHTVDPAKAQHDYARLLGQDEQVYAAYLLIRDTILFTDRRLILVDKQGITGKKTEYHSVPYRSITHFAVETAGHFDLDAELKIWISGTPAPIEKTFTKGVDIYEVQAILTQFVAR